The Bacteroidales bacterium genome window below encodes:
- a CDS encoding tetratricopeptide repeat protein, whose amino-acid sequence MQKKNNKKRVVPPKTVPIVKQKRGESIYLYLKIFIILLLTAAVYSNSIKNDFITSWDDYPIVMDNPLIKSISAENIKTFFSTKTFVGANYHPVTVLSYAIDYHFFKLDPHKYHLMNLIFHLLNVLLVFILVYIITKRDSAAIIVSLFFGIHPMHVESVAWIAERKDVLYTLFFIISLIFYVMYIKKNKNYFYLFLSLIAFLPSLYSKPAAVCMPGVIILLDYYYSRKLNAKLIVEKIPYFILAFIFGVITMNAQKQFGAFNTLVAYNFVDRIFMACFSLIFYIYKMLAPLGLAAMHYYPFKNNGFLPFTYYLSALVIISILFGVYKFKNYRKLLAFGFLFYFVTIALVIQVVPVGNAIVAERYSYIPYIGLFFIVGQLYSNIEDKKLKLMKFVKFSFIGLLFIYTIFFSFSTWQRNKVWKDCVTLFVDGAKKYPLNSEAHSQVASAKMKIKDYEGVIEAATKAININKNCINALYNRGMSFYYLKKYNEAIQDYTDAIRIKPQYIEVYNNRGLARQYVNDIKGAIEDYSKAIELKPDYMEAYINRGALKSNTGDFQGSLEDYYKGLALNPNVPEIYNNIGFSLFSLKQMKEANSYYSKAIQLNPNFMMAYFNRGNVKFYTSEFRSAIDDYNEALKIDNTYSNSYVNLGLAKYRLNLKSEACNDWQKAINMGNSQGTMMYKTYCK is encoded by the coding sequence ATGCAGAAGAAAAACAATAAAAAAAGAGTTGTTCCTCCTAAAACAGTTCCCATTGTGAAACAAAAAAGAGGAGAAAGCATATATTTATATTTAAAGATATTCATAATACTTCTTTTAACAGCGGCTGTTTATTCCAATTCAATAAAAAACGATTTTATTACTTCGTGGGATGATTATCCGATAGTAATGGATAATCCTTTAATAAAGAGTATTTCTGCGGAAAACATAAAAACTTTTTTTTCAACTAAAACATTTGTTGGTGCAAACTATCATCCCGTTACGGTTTTATCGTATGCAATAGATTATCATTTTTTCAAACTCGACCCGCACAAATACCATTTAATGAATCTTATTTTTCATCTTTTAAATGTTTTATTAGTGTTTATTCTGGTTTATATTATTACGAAAAGAGATTCGGCGGCAATAATAGTTTCGCTTTTTTTCGGAATACATCCCATGCATGTTGAGTCGGTGGCTTGGATTGCTGAGCGAAAAGACGTTCTTTATACTTTATTTTTCATTATTTCACTTATTTTTTATGTAATGTACATTAAGAAAAATAAAAATTATTTCTATTTGTTTTTATCGTTGATTGCGTTTCTGCCCTCGCTGTATTCGAAGCCGGCTGCGGTTTGCATGCCGGGTGTAATTATTCTTCTTGATTATTACTACAGCAGAAAATTAAATGCAAAACTTATAGTTGAAAAAATTCCGTATTTTATATTAGCATTTATTTTTGGTGTTATTACTATGAATGCGCAAAAGCAATTCGGTGCCTTTAACACTCTTGTTGCATACAATTTTGTTGACAGGATTTTTATGGCTTGCTTTTCGTTAATTTTTTATATTTACAAAATGCTTGCTCCTCTTGGGCTGGCAGCAATGCATTATTACCCGTTTAAAAATAATGGGTTTCTGCCATTCACTTATTATTTATCTGCTTTGGTTATTATTAGCATTTTGTTTGGTGTTTATAAATTTAAAAATTACAGAAAACTTTTGGCTTTCGGGTTTTTGTTTTATTTTGTTACAATTGCCCTCGTTATTCAGGTTGTTCCTGTTGGAAATGCTATTGTTGCTGAACGCTATTCATATATTCCCTACATTGGGTTGTTTTTTATTGTCGGACAATTATACAGCAATATTGAAGATAAAAAACTCAAACTGATGAAGTTTGTAAAATTTTCATTTATTGGTTTATTATTTATCTATACAATATTTTTTTCTTTCTCAACGTGGCAGAGAAATAAAGTATGGAAAGATTGTGTTACCTTGTTTGTCGATGGTGCTAAAAAATATCCACTGAACAGCGAAGCTCATTCGCAGGTTGCTTCTGCTAAAATGAAAATCAAGGATTATGAGGGTGTTATTGAAGCAGCAACAAAAGCTATAAACATAAATAAAAATTGTATTAATGCCCTTTATAACCGGGGAATGTCATTTTACTATTTAAAAAAATATAATGAAGCAATACAGGATTATACCGATGCAATAAGAATAAAACCCCAATATATCGAAGTATACAACAATAGAGGTCTTGCCCGTCAGTATGTTAATGATATTAAAGGAGCGATAGAAGATTATTCTAAAGCAATTGAATTGAAGCCAGATTACATGGAAGCATATATAAACAGAGGTGCATTGAAAAGCAATACTGGAGATTTTCAGGGTTCTCTTGAGGACTATTATAAAGGACTTGCGTTGAATCCTAATGTTCCTGAAATATATAACAATATTGGTTTTTCTTTGTTCAGCTTAAAACAAATGAAAGAAGCAAACTCATATTATTCTAAAGCAATTCAATTGAATCCGAATTTCATGATGGCTTATTTTAACCGCGGAAATGTCAAATTTTATACAAGTGAATTTCGCAGTGCCATTGATGATTACAATGAAGCACTGAAAATAGATAATACGTATTCTAATTCATATGTTAATCTTGGACTTGCAAAGTACAGGTTAAATCTGAAAAGCGAAGCATGCAATGACTGGCAGAAGGCAATTAATATGGGAAATTCTCAGGGGACTATGATGTATAAAACTTACTGCAAGTAA
- a CDS encoding OmpA family protein, with protein sequence MKKIIFLSVLLFINVSFVIGQLDVRTFKTKYSKAEDLIDAENFDAALPIFQELDSLNPNNSNIQFKIGLCYFNLPVNKELSIPYLKKASANVTAEFNGEYNEKKAPAHTLYFLGKIYLITYKLDDAIDCFKKFRTYLRVGTNDDLIEDTERQIEMCYNAKKIIKNPINIKIEDMGASVNTMFPEYSPVISHDQKTLIYTSRRERSTGGLKDVEGKYYEDIFISKKDTSGKWKKAQSIGSAINTPSHEASISLSKDGKQLFIYKGEINNGDIYVSKARGSTWATPIDLGTTVNTKYHETHASLSPDGKILYFVSDKPGGYGGKDIYASELNLDGKWGEAINLGPEINTKYDEDSPFILDDGVTLYFSSTGHESMGGYDIFRSKLLPDGYWTTPENIGFPINTTDNDVFYDPADDGIHAYYSSSKNEGFGEQDIYMITILKQKEKNILLIGTVNDALSFKPLDANIEITDNNKKAVIANFKADKKGMFSITLPKEINYTITATYPDYNNYTEIFDIGKDTVTTIIKNISLQKPMIAVESKTAIKAFKTEDYEIGEKIILKNVFFDFDKATLRQESVTELQNLVNLLNQLPTFVIEISGHTDNVGLAEYNKTLSKKRAEAVVDFLAEKGISKSRLTYKGYGSEQPIATNSTAEGRQQNRRTEFKILSK encoded by the coding sequence ATGAAAAAAATAATCTTTCTTTCTGTTTTATTATTCATCAATGTATCCTTTGTTATAGGACAATTGGATGTAAGAACATTCAAAACAAAATACAGCAAGGCAGAAGACCTTATTGATGCTGAAAATTTCGACGCTGCATTACCTATATTCCAAGAACTCGATTCACTTAATCCAAATAATTCAAACATTCAGTTCAAAATCGGACTTTGTTATTTCAATTTACCTGTAAACAAAGAACTATCAATTCCATACTTAAAAAAAGCATCTGCTAATGTTACAGCAGAATTTAACGGCGAATACAATGAAAAAAAAGCACCTGCTCATACTTTATATTTTTTAGGTAAAATTTATCTTATTACTTACAAGCTTGATGATGCTATTGATTGCTTCAAGAAGTTTAGAACATACCTGAGAGTAGGTACAAATGATGATTTAATTGAAGATACTGAAAGACAAATTGAAATGTGCTATAATGCAAAAAAAATAATAAAAAATCCAATAAACATCAAAATAGAAGATATGGGAGCAAGTGTAAATACAATGTTTCCCGAATATTCCCCTGTTATTTCGCATGACCAGAAAACTCTCATTTATACTTCAAGAAGAGAAAGAAGCACCGGCGGATTGAAAGATGTGGAAGGAAAATACTATGAGGATATATTTATATCTAAGAAAGATACATCAGGAAAGTGGAAAAAAGCACAATCAATAGGGTCAGCTATCAATACCCCTTCGCACGAAGCAAGTATAAGTTTATCAAAAGACGGCAAACAACTTTTTATTTATAAAGGTGAAATAAATAATGGTGATATTTATGTCAGCAAAGCAAGAGGTTCCACATGGGCTACTCCCATTGATTTGGGGACTACTGTAAATACAAAATACCACGAAACTCACGCTTCGCTGTCTCCCGATGGCAAAATACTTTATTTTGTAAGTGATAAACCTGGCGGTTATGGCGGGAAAGATATTTATGCTTCCGAACTCAACCTCGACGGTAAATGGGGTGAAGCAATAAATTTAGGACCTGAAATTAATACCAAATATGATGAAGATTCTCCTTTTATTCTTGACGACGGGGTAACTTTGTATTTTAGCTCTACAGGACACGAAAGCATGGGCGGCTATGATATTTTCCGCAGCAAACTATTGCCCGATGGCTACTGGACTACTCCTGAAAATATTGGCTTTCCGATTAACACTACCGATAATGATGTGTTTTATGACCCTGCTGATGATGGAATTCACGCTTATTACTCTTCTTCAAAAAATGAAGGATTTGGTGAACAGGACATTTATATGATTACAATTCTTAAGCAAAAAGAAAAAAACATTCTTCTCATTGGTACCGTGAATGACGCATTATCATTTAAACCACTCGATGCAAACATTGAAATAACCGACAATAATAAAAAGGCAGTTATTGCAAACTTTAAAGCAGATAAAAAAGGAATGTTCTCGATTACTCTTCCAAAAGAAATAAATTATACAATAACAGCTACCTATCCTGATTATAATAATTATACCGAAATCTTTGATATCGGAAAAGATACAGTGACCACTATTATTAAAAATATAAGTTTGCAAAAACCAATGATTGCAGTTGAAAGTAAGACAGCCATAAAAGCTTTTAAAACCGAAGATTATGAAATAGGTGAAAAAATAATACTTAAAAACGTTTTCTTCGATTTTGATAAAGCAACATTACGACAAGAATCTGTAACTGAGCTCCAGAACTTAGTAAATCTCCTTAATCAGCTGCCAACGTTTGTAATTGAAATATCAGGACATACCGATAATGTCGGCTTAGCTGAATATAACAAAACTCTTTCAAAAAAAAGAGCTGAAGCCGTTGTTGATTTCCTTGCAGAAAAAGGCATATCAAAAAGTCGACTTACATACAAAGGCTATGGTTCCGAACAACCTATTGCTACAAACAGTACTGCTGAAGGAAGACAACAGAACCGCAGAACAGAATTCAAGATATTAAGCAAATAA
- the tilS gene encoding tRNA lysidine(34) synthetase TilS — MLKLFTEFIKKENLFEKNDKIILAVSGGIDSIVMCDLFYNAEFNFSIAHCNFGLRGQESDMDELFVQQTAHKYKVSFFSELFETKKYSEENKISIQMAARELRYGWFNWLTETTNYKYVAIAHHFDDVVETFFINILRGTGISGLHGIATKNKKIIRPLLFAKRKDIEEYVLKNKLKFREDSSNNENKYVRNKIRHDIIPVFKKIHPEFDNTIKSNIERVKDVEEIYKNEIEKVRKNLLIINKNYISISIEELKKVNPLRTYLYELLSPFNFNFSNIQNIIENLDDISGKQFLSSTHRLIKDRSELIITKINDEQKNEYLINLDDTLIEVPLKISISKAAFNKNAEILKNKNIATFDADKLSFPLKIRKWENGDYFYPFGMKNRKKLSDFFIDEKFSLVEKENTWVICSENKIAWLAGHRIDDRFRVDDKTKNIVILEIL; from the coding sequence ATGCTGAAACTATTCACAGAGTTTATAAAAAAAGAAAATCTTTTTGAAAAAAATGACAAGATAATACTTGCCGTCAGTGGAGGAATTGACTCTATTGTAATGTGCGATTTGTTTTACAATGCTGAATTTAATTTTAGTATTGCTCATTGCAACTTCGGTTTACGCGGACAGGAATCGGACATGGATGAGTTGTTTGTGCAACAGACAGCACACAAATACAAAGTTTCGTTTTTTAGTGAACTTTTCGAAACAAAAAAATATTCGGAGGAAAATAAAATTTCCATCCAGATGGCAGCACGCGAGCTTCGCTACGGCTGGTTCAATTGGCTCACCGAAACCACAAATTATAAATATGTCGCAATAGCACATCATTTCGATGATGTTGTTGAAACTTTTTTCATCAACATACTCAGAGGAACTGGTATTTCGGGATTGCACGGCATTGCTACAAAAAATAAAAAAATCATACGTCCTCTTCTTTTTGCAAAACGAAAAGATATTGAAGAATATGTTTTGAAAAATAAATTAAAATTCCGTGAGGACAGTTCCAACAATGAAAACAAATACGTGAGAAATAAAATTCGCCACGATATTATTCCCGTATTTAAAAAAATACATCCTGAATTTGACAATACAATCAAAAGTAATATTGAGAGAGTAAAAGATGTAGAAGAAATTTATAAAAACGAAATAGAAAAAGTGCGAAAAAATCTGCTCATAATTAATAAAAACTACATTTCCATTTCTATTGAAGAACTAAAAAAAGTAAACCCATTGCGAACATATTTGTACGAACTCCTCTCCCCTTTTAACTTTAATTTCAGCAATATTCAAAACATAATTGAAAATCTTGACGACATTTCGGGAAAGCAATTTTTATCCTCAACTCATCGCTTAATTAAAGACAGAAGCGAACTTATTATTACTAAAATAAATGACGAACAAAAAAATGAATATTTAATAAATTTAGATGATACTTTAATAGAAGTACCACTTAAAATCAGTATCAGTAAAGCTGCTTTTAATAAAAATGCCGAAATACTAAAAAATAAAAATATTGCAACATTTGACGCCGATAAATTATCTTTCCCTTTAAAAATAAGAAAGTGGGAAAATGGTGATTACTTCTACCCTTTCGGAATGAAAAACAGAAAAAAGCTAAGCGACTTTTTTATTGACGAAAAATTTTCTTTAGTTGAAAAAGAAAATACGTGGGTTATATGCTCTGAAAATAAAATCGCATGGCTCGCAGGACACAGAATTGATGACAGATTTAGAGTTGACGATAAAACAAAAAATATTGTAATATTGGAAATATTGTAA